One genomic segment of Komagataella phaffii GS115 chromosome 4, complete sequence includes these proteins:
- a CDS encoding Essential protein with dual roles in spliceosome assembly and exocytosis, translating to MGGDYSLRKSRAPKGDWKQYEPDASLPYHKGQDQGATNELRKISTNASTRVQRRLSVKLNSTPMTTFTPHNAPSLPGNMHDLWTNDVAAVTNDNLLTVPHTTKPRRRGFSNLSARSFDFDADPEAAQTLPNLLAQSDFDCVEYVRKELANADAQKIDEFANNLLHLQKKAEADFKISVAKSEHEIVQIKDDILETKHQLKDLGSSINELYLISGQLQSIALKKLHEEEANNQQSTQHNTSPTKNFSRTGSVLNRKRDRSSILMVEKLWQVQMNELFKQIEGIQKFLSFNPGRHIIAESSRWFELNSATMKPLQPAHLFILNDHVLIATRKKLKTKINETGNQVGNKSLKQLIATQCWPIRDLSVKKLELKKFTDAKTFTIALEYKKMSFIYQTDRQEPLDLIVGSFRRTKDDLSDFIEQQRQNTESLRNSMSRLSISEDSIRRHSSKLHDLSHKVHSRNRSMEHGSQDKIKLSSSMGNMGQDELDFRTEGLLPSPSHSKAIIEKLTGLEDTLDEVDIHLVHQQFPDAVDSLKQLSSQLNSILPTINLNDKLSEGTVLFDLLKVKLTMRQESIIKSLNFELNRPSISDEKVYQIVQLLSSLDLEKIARDSLFESKANLIEKLNRSVVFEGDIPSYVSQLTIIRFQTLKATCQLYRRCFPNKEMNCYLIEFVTNQINQHADILKRQLKGVDEKSSSYIDCLEITKSQSNELKEIGVNVDFLMEDTYAF from the coding sequence ATGGGAGGGGATTACTCTTTACGAAAGAGTAGAGCGCCCAAAGGAGATTGGAAGCAGTATGAGCCTGATGCTTCTCTTCCGTATCATAAGGGTCAAGATCAGGGGGCGACGAATGAACTTCGTAAGATATCCACCAATGCCAGTACCAGAGTACAAAGGAGGTTGAGTGTTAAACTAAATTCTACTCCGATGACCACGTTCACCCCACACAATGCTCCTAGCCTGCCTGGAAATATGCATGATCTGTGGACTAATGATGTAGCTGCCGTGACGAATGATAATTTGTTGACGGTACCGCATACGACTAAACCTCGTAGAAGAGGTTTTAGTAACCTGTCAGCTCGTAGTTTTGACTTTGATGCCGACCCAGAAGCTGCACAGACTCTTCCCAACCTGTTAGCTCaatctgattttgattgTGTTGAATATGTGAGAAAGGAATTAGCCAATGCTGATGCTCAAAAGATTGACGAGTTTGCCAATAACTTGCTACatctccaaaagaaagctgaaGCCGACTTTAAGATTTCAGTTGCCAAAAGTGAACATGAGATCGTACAAATAAAAGATGATATACTTGAAACGAAACATCAACTGAAAGATCTTGGCTCGTCGATCAACGAACTGTATCTAATATCGGGTCAATTGCAATCAATtgcattgaagaaactacACGAGGAAGAAGCCAATAACCAACAATCTACCCAACATAATACTTCACCTACTAAGAACTTTTCTCGCACAGGCTCTGTGCTGAACAGGAAGCGTGACAGATCCAGCATCTTGATGGTAGAGAAGTTATGGCAAGTGCAAATGAATGAATTGTTCAAACAAATTGAGGGCATTCAGAAATTCTTATCTTTTAACCCAGGTAGACACATTATAGCTGAAAGCAGCCGGTGGTTTGAACTGAACTCGGCCACTATGAAACCTTTGCAGCCAGCTCATTTATTCATACTCAACGACCATGTACTTATAGCAACGAGAAAGAAACTAAAAACTAAAATAAATGAAACTGGAAACCAGGTTGGTAACAAGAGTCTCAAACAGCTGATTGCAACTCAATGCTGGCCGATCCGTGATTTGAGTGTGAAAaaattggaattgaaaaagttcacAGATGCAAAGACGTTCACCATTGCTTTAGAATATAAAAAGATGTCTTTCATTTACCAAACTGATAGACAAGAGCCTTTAGATTTGATAGTTGGTTCATTTAGGAGAACGAAGGATGATCTGAGTGATTTTATAGAACAACAAAGGCAAAACACCGAGTCTTTAAGAAACTCCATGTCGAGATTATCGATTTCCGAAGATTCTATTAGAAGACATTCAAGCAAGCTGCATGACCTGAGTCATAAGGTCCATTCAAGGAATCGGAGCATGGAGCATGGATCACAAGACAAGATTAAGCTATCGTCTTCAATGGGAAACATGGGACAAGATGAGCTTGATTTTAGAACAGAAGGTCTGTTACCTTCTCCTAGCCACAGTAAAGCCATTATAGAGAAATTAACAGGTTTGGAAGATACGTTGGATGAGGTTGATATCCATCTTGTTCATCAGCAATTTCCAGATGCGGTAGATTCACTTAAACAGCTAAGTTCCCAGTTGAATAGCATATTACCGACAATCAATCTCAATGACAAGTTAAGCGAGGGCACAGTACTGTTTGATTTACTGAAAGTCAAATTGACGATGAGACAAGAATCTAtaatcaaaagtttgaattttgaGCTGAATCGGCCTTCAATATCTGATGAAAAGGTCTATCAAATAGTCCAACTGCTTTCATCCTTGGATCTGGAAAAAATTGCCAGAGACTCACTGTTTGAATCAAAAGCTAATCTTATCGAAAAACTCAATCGGTCCGTCGTGTTTGAAGGAGACATTCCCAGTTACGTTTCACAGCTCACCATTATCAGATTTCAGACTCTAAAAGCAACTTGTCAGCTTTATCGCAGATGCTTTCCCAATAAAGAGATGAACTGCTACCTGATTGAGTTTGTGACGAATCAAATCAACCAACACGCAGATATTCTGAAACGACAACTGAAAGGTGTCGACGAAAAATCTTCCTCCTACATAGATTGTCTCGAAATTACAAAGAGCCAGAGCAACGAACTGAAGGAAATTGGGGTTAACGTCGACTTTTTAATGGAAGATACATACGCTTTCTAA
- a CDS encoding Riboflavin synthase, with translation MFTGIVEIIGTVLEYQELDVSASGGNGVSLTITDASKILSDVHIGDSIAINGTCLTVTEFTNNDFKVGIAPETLKKTNLGSLKKGSKVNLERAMTGETRFGGHMVQGHVDTVAEIVSSVPEGNAIVYTFKLRDPEFIKYVVHKGFICVDGTSLTVTNVNDDAAEFSIMMIKHTQENVVLPLKKLGDFVNIEVDLAGKLIEKQVQVALDNEINSDNSPLINLITRIVQKVVKEQLA, from the exons ATGTTTACGGGAATAGTGGAAATCATTGGAA CTGTACTGGAGTATCAGGAACTTGATGTCTCAGCTTCAGGAGGGAATGGCGTCTCTTTAACCATAACCGATGCCTCCAAGATTCTCTCTGATGTGCATATTGGAGACTCCATTGCAATCAACGGTACCTGTCTCACAGTCACAGAATTTACTAATAATGATTTCAAAGTGGGAATTGCGCCTGAAAccttgaagaagacaaatCTGGGATCGCTGAAGAAGGGATCAAAGGTCAACTTGGAAAGAGCAATGACTGGCGAAACCAGATTCGGAGGACATATGGTGCAAGGCCACGTAGATACAGTTGCAGAGATTGTCAGCAGTGTTCCAGAAGGAAATGCAATCGTCTACACGTTTAAGTTAAGAGATCCAGAATTTATTAAGTACGTTGTTCACAAAGGCTTCATATGTGTGGACGGCACATCATTAACAGTGACCAATGTGAACGATGATGCTGCAGAGTTCTCTATCATGATGATTAAACATACGCAGGAAAATGTTGTCttacctttgaaaaaattggGGGACTTTGTCAATATAGAGGTAGATTTAGCTGGAAAGCTAATTGAAAAGCAAGTTCAAGTGGCCTTGGATAACGAAATTAACAGTGACAATTCGCCTCTAATCAACTTGATCACCCGTATAGTACAGAAGGTTGTTAAAGAACAACTTGCTTGA
- a CDS encoding One of two (see also PSK1) PAS domain containing S/T protein kinases: MPYTPPQRSAAKHSANPRSSPISSIILGSQPSSSTSSRNSNQSSESLLDAHLGATLSGPQPMPHPMVQSTSSFFIFDSDSDADEDEASSIGDVSNTNENENRTQIPKTNSRHTPSPPRKAANGMSLLQKSRSANSSTLLLRRAINSRSNLSGMSVPNRQKVLDQRTSTLKVSSVPPTEFERKQSAANAPLLEDVLKFPKVSTQAYSYARLSANSLALRLNVLKRSLEILSDRPDLVISRSSTSYNEPQSVETKPYSRDGSEERINLRGNASYAALSALFMSNQRSRDTSPNSQNREHYFESRDKDVGSTMDLKQELKPIIALLEKADTDMIHDHEKDVALKLHDLSLSGVTTEKYFKKNLLYALATPFLESSNHTLPIQTAPSSLALSTLPTSIGSSKPRNSHAQRPYHGILSTKNVSPQAVFTCQLDSPWSLKAANDLACLMFGVTRNSIRALALLDLIAPRSRDFVLQKLYKRTSEIVFSGEIIAVVKPNNTMAWTSLWSKRKDDMMILIFDQIPCDSFDLTISKPLAHDTDSEYYIHAFKEHTGSLLEFATFEQGDPLSFFIPSLAMELASLVDRHNESELPINLQDSAHINDIRYYTLRFHDNHIPCAITSIPLDNENESDKESVIRMNIHCLPYIAGTFVVSSSSYKILAHNDAISKNLFGTSNILNLDFDQLIPDFRKLVETAKIRERSLKNSEPNLVLPEHYFRKLKADLAGHSSSEREELFLNGKGLDAIHRDGTRTRVDIQLRVPNAECYILWITYSRTVQFNDLRKDRRHSVVEPLDLHHTLSHSSNEDRSMALPSQLQLLRDHETDLVSCSGDSSDELSRSNSLLRDNPIGRSESFNNIGNRANNYGMKPFSARELEKVNSEPLVTVIPNKIKTESMDGLLPTESSALKYEKDVIAKESHELKVFSEDKLLSIENEEMANIQAKSALWPKQVGLKRREKKITEFIRLKNMGEGAYGKVSLCVNKEDPGYKVIIKSIIKERILVDTWVRDRKLGTIPSEIQIMAFMNHDPHPNIMRIVDFFEDSNYYYLETPAHGDPTGIDLFDLIEIKTNMSEEECKYIYRQCCSAVAHLHKHGVVHRDIKDENIIVDSNSVVKLIDFGSAAYVKNGPFDVFVGTIDYSAPEVLHGAPYEGKPQDVWAMGILLYTLVYKENPFYNVDDIIEGELRLPPVFSNECTDLIKKILVRDVEKRPTMGEIMEHSWLKSKA; the protein is encoded by the coding sequence ATGCCTTACACGCCTCCACAGAGAAGTGCAGCCAAGCATTCTGCCAACCCTAGATCCAGTCCAATTAGCTCCATCATATTAGGTTCACAACCATCAAGCAGCACCAGCTCTCGCAATTCCAACCAGAGCTCTGAGTCCCTTTTAGATGCACATCTAGGCGCCACTTTGAGCGGCCCCCAGCCTATGCCTCATCCAATGGTGCAGAGTACTTCCAGTTTCTTCATATTTGACTCCGATAGTGATGCTGACGAAGATGAGGCAAGTTCCATCGGAGATGTTAGTAACACCAACGAAAATGAAAACCGCACACAGATCCCAAAGACTAACTCACGCCATACCCCAAGCCCTCCGAGAAAGGCAGCCAATGGCATGTCACTGCTTCAAAAGAGCAGGAGCGCCAACTCATCAACTTTATTACTGCGAAGGGCCATAAATAGCAGGTCCAACTTGTCAGGTATGAGTGTTCCCAATAGGCAGAAGGTCCTAGATCAAAGGACGAGTACTTTGAAAGTTAGTTCTGTTCCCCCAACAGAGTTTGAAAGGAAGCAATCAGCTGCTAATGCTCCGCTTCTAGAAGATGTCCTAAAGTTCCCCAAAGTTTCTACGCAGGCTTATTCGTATGCAAGATTGTCTGCAAACTCACTAGCTTTGAGGCTCAATGTTTTGAAACGATCTCTGGAAATTCTTTCTGATCGACCTGATTTAGTGATTTCCAGAAGTTCCACAAGTTATAATGAGCCTCAATCAGTAGAGACCAAGCCTTACAGTAGAGATGGTAGTGAAGAACGTATTAACCTGAGAGGCAATGCTTCATACGCTGCATTAAGTGCATTGTTCATGTCCAATCAGCGTTCCAGAGATACATCACCTAATTCACAGAACAGAGAGCATTATTTCGAATCAAGAGACAAAGATGTTGGTTCAACCATGGATCTCAAACAAGAGCTGAAGCCAATCATTGCTCTACTAGAAAAAGCAGACACAGATATGATCCATGACCATGAGAAGGATGTGGCTTTGAAACTTCACGATCTCTCTCTTTCTGGAGTTACTACAGAAAAGTACTTTAAGAAGAATCTGCTCTATGCATTGGCAACTCCCTTCCTGGAATCATCCAATCACACTCTTCCAATACAAACTGCACCATCGTCACTTGCATTGTCAACCCTCCCCACTTCAATCGGATCTTCCAAACCACGGAACTCCCATGCACAACGGCCCTACCATGGTATACTCTCGACAAAGAATGTGAGTCCACAGGCCGTGTTCACCTGTCAACTAGACTCTCCTTGGTCATTAAAAGCTGCTAATGATCTAGCATGCTTGATGTTTGGTGTTACTCGAAATTCCATCCGGGCACTGGCCCTGCTTGATCTAATTGCTCCAAGGTCTAGGGATTTCGTTCTCCAAAAGCTTTACAAAAGAACCTCAGAAATTGTTTTCAGTGGTGAGATTATAGCTGTGGTAAAACCCAATAACACAATGGCATGGACTTCATTGTGGTCAAAACGGAAAGATGAtatgatgattttgatctttgatcaaatcCCTTGCGACTCGTTTGACCTAACCATTTCGAAACCTCTAGCACACGATACCGATTCTGAATACTATATTCATGCATTCAAAGAACATACAGGATCTTTATTGGAGTTTGCTACTTTCGAACAAGGTGATCCATTATCTTTTTTCATTCCCTCATTAGCGATGGAACTTGCATCTCTTGTTGATCGTCACAATGAATCCGAACTGCCAATCAACCTACAAGACTCTGCTCATATCAATGATATTAGATACTATACACTACGATTTCATGACAACCACATCCCTTGTGCTATAACTAGTATACCATTGGATAACGAAAATGAAAGCGATAAGGAGTCGGTGATTAGGATGAACATTCATTGTCTTCCATATATTGCTGGAACGTTTGTGGTTTCGTCTAGTTCATACAAAATCTTAGCCCATAACGATGCTATCTCAAAAAATTTGTTCGGTACTTCGAATATTTTGAACTTAGATTTTGATCAACTAATTCCTGATTTTAGAAAACTTGTTGAAACGGCCAAGAttagagaaagaagctTAAAGAACAGTGAACCTAACCTTGTTCTGCCTGAACACTATTTCCGAAAATTGAAGGCAGATTTAGCGGGGCATTCTTCGtctgaaagagaagagCTATTCTTGAATGGTAAAGGACTGGATGCTATACATAGGGATGGAACAAGAACTAGGGTGGATATTCAACTGAGAGTTCCCAATGCAGAATGCTACATACTATGGATCACCTACTCTAGAACAGTCCAGTTCAACGATCTGAGGAAAGACAGAAGGCATTCAGTAGTTGAGCCTCTCGACCTTCATCATACTTTATCTCACTCTTCGAATGAGGATAGAAGCATGGCATTGCCTTCCCAACTACAGTTGTTAAGGGATCATGAAACTGACCTAGTCTCCTGTAGTGGTGATTCCTCCGATGAGTTGAGCAGAAGTAATAGTTTACTCAGGGATAACCCCATTGGCCGTAGTGAAAGTTTTAACAACATTGGCAATAGAGCTAACAACTATGGCATGAAGCCATTTTCTGCCAGAGAGCTAGAAAAGGTTAATAGTGAGCCTCTTGTAACGGTTATCCCCAACAAGATTAAGACTGAATCGATGGATGGGCTGCTCCCGACGGAGTCATCAGCTTTGAAGTACGAGAAAGACGTGATAGCAAAGGAATCTCACGAACTCAAAGTGTTCTCTGAGGATAAGTTACTCAGCATCGAAAACGAGGAGATGGCTAATATTCAAGCAAAATCAGCACTTTGGCCCAAGCAAGTTGGACTAAAGAGACGAGAAAAGAAGATCACGGAGTTTATCAGGTTGAAGAATATGGGTGAAGGTGCCTACGGAAAGGTGTCTCTCTGCGTGAATAAAGAAGATCCTGGCTACAAGGTAATCATCAAGTCAATTATCAAGGAGAGAATTCTGGTTGATACATGGGTTAGAGATCGAAAACTAGGTACCATTCCCTCAGAGATACAAATTATGGCATTCATGAACCATGATCCACACCCCAACATTATGAGAATCGTTGATTTTTTCGAAGATAGTAATTACTACTATTTGGAGACCCCAGCACACGGTGACCCCACAGGGATTGATTTATTCGATCTCATTGAGATCAAAACAAACATGTCAGAAGAAGAGTGCAAATATATTTATAGACAATGCTGCTCTGCGGTTGCACATTTGCACAAGCACGGAGTTGTCCATCGTGATATCAAGGATGAGAATATTATTGTCGATTCTAACAGCGTCGTCAAACTGATTGACTTTGGTTCAGCTGCGTATGTTAAGAACGGACCATTCGATGTCTTTGTTGGCACCATTGACTATTCAGCTCCTGAGGTCTTGCATGGTGCCCCTTATGAAGGTAAACCCCAAGATGTTTGGGCCATGGGCATTCTCTTATACACACTAGTTTACAAGGAGAACCCGTTTTACAATGTGGACGATATTATTGAGGGTGAACTGAGATTGCCTCCTGTTTTTAGCAACGAGTGCACCGACCTAATAAAGAAGATCTTGGTAAGAGATGTCGAGAAAAGACCTACCATGGGAGAGATCATGGAACATTCGTGGCTAAAGTCCAAGGCTTGA
- a CDS encoding Essential protein involved in a late step of 60S ribosomal subunit assembly or modification, with amino-acid sequence MSEPIRDPEIEQPAAEEEGEYVTINEVDEIVPEDENDAEPIEDDDEDESHDLSVNQEGNIELDLSNNSRTFFDTHKDSIFTVFTHPTLPLVVTGGGDDTAYLWTTHTQVPKVVTELEGHKESVISGGFAGNGSYLITGDMAGKVQIFKSTKRGQKWDLLTSLEEVEEVVWVRAHPTQDLFAFGARDGSVWSYAITDQGVDILMTGFSHSLECTTGEFYDLQNQDSASLLTTSEDGTIVGWNCFTGQQNFKIEAEQLKGIITAWVTISIDPVSNIAAVGSRNGQIAIINPGNGSVLNILQAIEIGENDDEFDASIEALAWNRSQSILAAGLVSGDVILFDINTWKPRRSIKLSDAVTKLIFVENTPFLFGSSMNGKVYKWDARTGAELHVCVGHYMGVLDFALQTKDPLTVITAGDDGVSLVFDIPS; translated from the coding sequence ATGTCTGAACCGATTAGAGACCCAGAGATAGAGCAACCTGCTGCTGAGGAGGAAGGGGAGTACGTTACAATTAATGAGGTTGATGAGATTGTGCCGGAAGATGAGAACGATGCTGAACCAATagaagacgatgatgaagatgagagCCACGACTTAAGTGTCaaccaagaaggaaacaTTGAATTAGATCTGTCCAATAACTCCAGAACCTTTTTTGATACCCATAAAGATTCGATTTTCACAGTGTTCACCCATCCTACTTTGCCTCTTGTTGTTACTGGCGGAGGTGATGACACTGCTTACCTATGGACTACACACACTCAAGTTCCTAAAGTAGTTACAGAATTAGAAGGACACAAGGAATCCGTCATTTCAGGAGGATTTGCTGGAAATGGCAGCTATCTGATCACCGGTGATATGGCCGGTAAagttcaaattttcaagtcCACCAAAAGAGGACAAAAATGGGACCTCCTCACAAGTCTAGAAGAGGTCGAGGAAGTTGTTTGGGTCAGAGCCCATCCAACCCAGGATCTGTTTGCATTTGGTGCTAGAGACGGTTCTGTCTGGTCGTATGCCATTACCGACCAAGGTGTTGACATTTTGATGACTGGATTTTCACATTCTTTGGAATGTACCACCGGAGAGTTTTATGATTTACAAAACCAGGATAGTGCTAGCTTACTGACTACAAGTGAGGATGGCACAATCGTTGGTTGGAATTGTTTCACAGGTCAGCAAAACTTTAAGATTGAGGCTGAACAACTAAAAGGTATAATCACAGCTTGGGTCACTATTTCCATAGATCCTGTGTCCAATATCGCCGCTGTTGGTAGTAGAAATGGTCAGATAGCAATAATCAACCCCGGAAATGGATCCGTCTTAAACATTCTTCAAGCGATTGAGATCGGAGAAAacgatgatgaatttgatgCTTCGATTGAAGCATTGGCCTGGAACAGAAGTCAATCTATACTTGCAGCAGGCTTGGTTAGTGGTGATGTCATTTTATTCGATATCAATACTTGGAAACCCAGAAGATCCATCAAGCTAAGTGATGCAGTAACCAAACTGATATTTGTTGAGAACACTCCATTTTTGTTTGGATCGTCCATGAATGGAAAGGTATACAAGTGGGACGCTAGAACTGGTGCTGAGCTGCATGTATGTGTTGGCCACTACATGGGAGTCTTAGACTTTGCTCTACAGACTAAGGACCCACTCACTGTGATTACAGCCGGAGATGACGGCGTTTCGTTGGTATTTGATATCCCTAGTTAG